The following proteins are co-located in the Silene latifolia isolate original U9 population chromosome 1, ASM4854445v1, whole genome shotgun sequence genome:
- the LOC141607543 gene encoding uncharacterized protein LOC141607543, whose protein sequence is MKPLELSTSLTFQLVGEHIVNSSGIPVVAISALEDSSDGWIAVDSADFQHNIDDNSPDGNHATCTFEDIMGESAPVEFSDAVEFSDHALETSGDYVDFVARHDSDMEDQADQRTLQLLEGLFS, encoded by the coding sequence ATGAAGCCACTTGAACTTTCAACAAGCTTAACGTTCCAGCTTGTTGGAGAACATATTGTAAATAGCTCTGGAATTCCAGTTGTTGCGATCAGTGCTCTTGAAGATTCTTCTGATGGCTGGATTGCcgttgattctgctgattttcAGCACAACATTGATGATAATTCCCCCGACGGGAATCATGCTACTTGTACATTCGAAGACATTATGGGCGAGTCTGCACCTGTAGAATTTAGTGATGCTGTGGAATTTAGCGATCATGCTCTAGAGACTTCTGGTGATTATGTTGATTTCGTAGCTCGCCATGATAGTGACATGGAGGATCAAGCAGATCAGAGGACTCTCCAACTGCTTGAAGGACTGTTCTCCTAG
- the LOC141607565 gene encoding uncharacterized protein LOC141607565, whose amino-acid sequence METLKPSTRFAISPLFSSQNITHTSCFIQTPSTLTAIRSFRCSASRPIAENSVAVADRLNNPASPWLMLPSEVDENTGQKLDCFYSLADDKILRLNRKKSLKVPDTAKCIASTMGWLGFVDTKDCSVYLSNPFLNDVVQLPSLETLPSVLAVQRDPKTNNILKFKEDYFPGMPYNQVVYDEFRNLFYTLFDNSGIQAYDLVRDRGRRSKMVFHITKEMLESELKQAFEKQGYEALKALGKRWNRKYYLVTLQNGELLLIVRQYEIPKAYTYSHTSCEPHKTLQFDVFRVVNPGFLERVTCLDNDRAIFIGWNQSFCIKASSSPGVSPNCIYFTDDISNCEDYNVHPNNQWGHDTGIYRMEDATISSCYPYLDKEKEMKAPIPTPLFWVAPLSSCVWYMAREHGIDDEKLSVIA is encoded by the exons ATGGAAACCCTAAAACCTTCTACTCGTTTTGCAATATCGCCATTGTTTTCATCTCAAAACATTACTCATACTTCTTGTTTTATACAGACTCCGTCTACATTGACAGCAATTCGTAGTTTTCGATGCAGCGCATCACGTCCTATCGCTGAAAATTCAGTTGCCGTGGCTGATCGGCTTAACAACCCTGCATCACCCTGGCTAATGCTTCCGTCTGAGGTCGACGAGAACACGGGCCAAAAGTTAGACTGCTTCTACAGCCTTGCTGATGACAAAATTTTGAGGCTTAACCGAAAAAAGAGCCTAAAAGTTCCGGACACTGCCAAGTGCATTGCCTCCACCATGGGCTGGTTGGGGTTCGTCGACACCAAAGACTGCTCCGTCTACCTGTCCAACCCCTTTCTTAACGATGTCGTACAGCTGCCCtctttggagacactaccttctGTCTTAGCAGTTCAACGAGACCCTAAGACGAACAACATCCTTAAATTCAAG GAAGACTATTTTCCGGGTATGCCCTATAACCAAGTGGTGTACGATGAATTTCGAAACCTGTTTTATACCTTGTTTGACAACAGTGGGATCCAGGCATATGACCTTGTACGAGACAGAGGCCGAAGGTCTAAGATGGTGTTTCATATTACCAAAGAGATGCTTGAGTCGGAGCTCAAGCAAGCCTTTGAGAAACAAGGCTACGAGGCCTTGAAGGCGTTGGGAAAGCGGTGGAATAGAAAGTATTACCTAGTGACCCTGCAAAATGGTGAGCTTTTACTGATTGTCAGGCAATATGAAATCCCAAAGGCGTACACCTATTCTCACACTAGTTGCGAGCCTCACAAGACCCTTCAATTTGATGTGTTTCGGGTTGTGAATCCCGGTTTCCTAGAACGTGTCACTTGTCTGGATAATGATCGAGCAATATTCATAGGTTGGAACCAATCTTTCTGCATAAAGGCTAGTTCATCCCCAGGAGTAAGCCCGAATTGCATATACTTTACTGATGACATCAGTAACTGTGAGGACTATAATGTGCACCCTAACAACCAATGGGGTCATGATACGGGAATATATCGTATGGAAGATGCCACCATTTCATCTTGCTATCCTTACCTTgataaagaaaaagaaatgaaggCTCCAATTCCGACACCACTGTTTTGGGTTGCCCCGCTCTCATCTTGCGTCTGGTACATGGCTCGCGAACATGGCATTGATGATGAGAAGCTGAGTGTCATCGCCTAG